In Rhodamnia argentea isolate NSW1041297 chromosome 4, ASM2092103v1, whole genome shotgun sequence, the following proteins share a genomic window:
- the LOC115727103 gene encoding auxin-responsive protein IAA3, whose product MDLQLGLALPIHHPAIGSEPNDQEGLHKKWVNSKRCHGEAFGERSSRKSQSLAWSGRPNEDDDPSERRSKLSCSMNKFRYREGAEGDDQVVGWPPIKSWRKKFMHGLQRPPRRDLYHNVRPAEKEDGKPGHNTFVKVKMEGVAIVRKIDLRIYQSYNSLKGALIAMFSRYNRDDFKDHASYTLTYQDKEGDWLLAGDLPWLNFVESVRRLEIQRSRDGNQIRAGQNHTMSSSNILRPY is encoded by the exons ATGGATCTTCAACTTGGTCTAGCTCTCCCAATTCACCACCCTGCCATAGGGTCTGAGCCAAATGATCAAGAAGGCTTACACAAGAAGTGGGTCAACAGCAAAAGGTGTCATGGAGAGGCATTTGGAGAACGCTCCTCACGGAAATCGCAGTCGTTGGCGTGGAGCGGCCGGCCTAACGAGGACGACGACCCGAGCGAGAGGCGCAGCAAGCTTTCTTGTTCTATGAACAA GTTTAGGTATAGAGAAGGAGCTGAGGGCGATGATCAAGTTGTGGGGTGGCCACCCATCAAGTCCTGGAGGAAGAAATTCATGCACGGGCTGCAGCGTCCACCGCGCCGAGATCTTTACCATAATGTCCGTCCGGCCGAGAAAGAAGACGGAAAACCCGGTCATAACACGTTCGTGAAGGTGAAGATGGAAGGAGTGGCCATAGTAAGGAAGATCGACTTGCGGATCTACCAGTCTTACAACAGTCTTAAAGGCGCCCTGATCGCCATGTTCTCGAGAT ACAACAGAGATGACTTCAAAGATCATGCCAGCTACACTCTAACTTACCAGGACAAGGAAGGAGACTGGCTCTTGGCTGGAGATCTTCCATGGCT GAACTTTGTGGAGTCGGTACGTCGCCTGGAGATACAAAGGAGTAGAGATGGAAACCAGATTCGTGCAGGCCAAAACCATACCATGTCGAGCTCGAACATCCTCCGTCCCTACTGA